Genomic DNA from Thermodesulfobacteriota bacterium:
ATCTGCCCGGGCGGGCGGGGCTGTGGGCGGCTGGTTGGCCGCACCGAGCGGTGTCGGTGACGGGCAGGATTCGGCTTCACGATGGACCCGCGGGTCCAGAACCTACACGGAGGACGGGCATGGCGGACACAAACAGCGCGGTTTTGGTGGTGGGCGGCGGCATCAGCGGGTTGACAGCCGCCGTGGAGGCCGCAGAGGTGGGCAAGGATGTGTTCCTGGTGGAGCGCAATCCCTACCTCGGAGGCCGGGTCGCGCAACTCAACCAGTATTTTCCGAAATTGTGCCCGCCAACCTGCGGGCTGGAGATCAACTTCAAGCGCATCAAGAACAACCGGCGGGTTCGGTTGCACACCATGACCGAGGTGCGCTCCATTACCGGGTCCAAGGGCAACTACCAGGTCACCCTGGAGTCCAAGGCCAGGTTTGTGAACAACAACTGCACGGGCTGCAATGCCTGTGTGGAGGCTTGCCCGGAAGAGCGAGCGAACAGCTTCAACTTCAACATGGACAAGACGAAGGCCATTTATCGGCCCCACGAAATGTCCTTTCCGATGAAATACGTCATCGACATGAACGCCTGCACCCGCTGCGGCAAGTGCGTCGAGGCCTGCAAGTACAACGCCGTGGACCTGGACATGCAGGCCAAGACCTTCACTGTCCAGGTGGGTGCCGTGGTCTGGGCCACCGGCTGGCAGCCATACGACGCCAACCGTATGGACAACCTCAAGTTCGGCAGCTCCAGTGCCATCATCACCAACATGATGATGGAGCGCCTGGCGGCGCCCAATGGACCGACCGGCGGGAAGATTGTGCGTCCTGGTGACAACAAGGAGCCGGGCAGTATCGCGTTTGTCCAATGCGCCGGCTCGCGGGACGAGAACCATCTGGAATACTGCTCCTACATCTGCTGCATGGCCACCCTCAAGCAGATCACCTACGTGCGGGAGCAGTATCCCAATGCCAAGGTCTTTGTCTTCTATATCGACCTGCGCTCCCCGGGCAAGTACGAGAAGTTCCGTGAGAAGCTGATGGGCGATCCCAACACCAGCTTCATCAAGGGAAAGGTCGCCAACATCATCCCCGAGGCCGATGGCGGTGTGACCGTGGTGGCCGAAAACGCGGTCACCGGCGACAAGATCCAGCAGAAGGTCGACTTGGCCGTGCTCGCCACCGGCATGCAGCCGTCCATGGCCGGCCAGGGGGCCAACTTCGGTCTCAACGCCGACAAGAACGGCTTCATCGCCTCCGATCCCGGCACCGGCATGCTCGCCGCGGGCTGCGCCAAGAAGGCGGCGGACGTGGTGACCTGTGCCCAGAACTCCACGGCAGCGGCCCTGAAAGCCATTCAAGGATGAGGAGGGAGTGGTCCATGAGCATCAAGCATAGTGCCTATATCTGTACCGGCTGCGGCATCGGCGACGGCCTGGATATCGAAGCCCTGGCCAAGGTGGTCAGCGGCGAAAAGAAGATGCCAGTGAAGACCCATCCCTTCCTGTGCAGCGCGGAAGGGCGGGGCATGGTCCAGGAGGATATTGACAAGGAGGGGGTCAACTCGGTCGTGATCGGCGCCTGCTCCTTCCGGGTCAAACAGGATGAGCTCTCCTACGGAGACGGCGTGATGGTCAGCCGGGCCAACCTGCGCGAGCAGGTGGTCTGGAGCGCTGGCCCTGACCCGGACAAGGATCGGATCCAGGAGCTGGCTTCAGACAACATGCGCATGGCCTGCACCCGGGCCGCCAAGTGCGCCATCCCGGAGGCTCAGGCACAGACCTTGACCAAGGGCATACTGGTGATCGGCGGTGGCATCGCTGGTCTCACCGCCGCTCGGGAGGCGGCCAAGGCAGGCTACGAGGTGACCCTGGTCGAAAAGACCGGCGAGCTCGGCGGCTTTGCCCGGACGTGGCGCAAGCAGCTGCCCACCAAAGCGCCGTGGACGGACTTGGAAGCGCCGATGGTGGACAGCCTGGTGGCCGAGGTGAAGGCCGCGGGCAACATCACCATCAAGCTCAACACCGAGGTGGCTCGCATCGCCGGCGCGCCCGGCATGTTTGACATCAGCTTCAAGGCGGCTGGCAGCAAGTCGGACTGGGATGCGCCACCGAAGGTCACCAAGGAGATGGAGGACCTCATTGAGAAGGGCCAGCTTGAGGACCCGCGCAAGGCCGTCAAGCACTATATGGAAAGCAATCCGGAGGCCAGCAAGTTCGGGACAGTGGTGCTCGCCACGGGCTGGCGGCCGGCCGATGTCTCCGAGTTTGCCCACCTGGGGCACGGCACCCTGAAGAACGTGGTCACCAACGTCGAGCTCGAGCGGATGGCCAAGGCCGGTCGCCTGACCAGGCCCTCCGATGGCAAGCCGGTGACAAGCGTCGCCTTCGTGCAGAGCCCTGGGGCCAAGGAGCACGACAAGGATTTCCCGTATGCCAACTCGGTGACCAGCTCGGTGACCCTGAAGCAGGCCAAGTACCTGCGGGAGGAGAATCCGGACGCCAAGGCCTATATCCTCTACCAGCATATGCGTACGCCGGGCAACATGGAGCTGTTCTACAAGGCGGCGCAGAACGATGACGGCATCTTTCTCACCAAGGCGGCAGTGACCGGGGTGAGCGAGGCCGGGGACGGCAGCCTGACCGTGGCCATGGAAGACACCCTGCTCGGGGCGAGCACCAGCGTCGACGTGGACCTGGTGGTCCTGGCCGCCGGCATGGTGCCTACCACCAGGGATGCGGCCTGCTTGAACCTGGCGTACCGCCAGGGGCCGGCCCTCATCGATCTCGATCTTTTCGACGGCCATGCCGATTCCCACTTCATC
This window encodes:
- a CDS encoding CoB--CoM heterodisulfide reductase iron-sulfur subunit A family protein; translated protein: MADTNSAVLVVGGGISGLTAAVEAAEVGKDVFLVERNPYLGGRVAQLNQYFPKLCPPTCGLEINFKRIKNNRRVRLHTMTEVRSITGSKGNYQVTLESKARFVNNNCTGCNACVEACPEERANSFNFNMDKTKAIYRPHEMSFPMKYVIDMNACTRCGKCVEACKYNAVDLDMQAKTFTVQVGAVVWATGWQPYDANRMDNLKFGSSSAIITNMMMERLAAPNGPTGGKIVRPGDNKEPGSIAFVQCAGSRDENHLEYCSYICCMATLKQITYVREQYPNAKVFVFYIDLRSPGKYEKFREKLMGDPNTSFIKGKVANIIPEADGGVTVVAENAVTGDKIQQKVDLAVLATGMQPSMAGQGANFGLNADKNGFIASDPGTGMLAAGCAKKAADVVTCAQNSTAAALKAIQG
- a CDS encoding FAD-dependent oxidoreductase — its product is MSIKHSAYICTGCGIGDGLDIEALAKVVSGEKKMPVKTHPFLCSAEGRGMVQEDIDKEGVNSVVIGACSFRVKQDELSYGDGVMVSRANLREQVVWSAGPDPDKDRIQELASDNMRMACTRAAKCAIPEAQAQTLTKGILVIGGGIAGLTAAREAAKAGYEVTLVEKTGELGGFARTWRKQLPTKAPWTDLEAPMVDSLVAEVKAAGNITIKLNTEVARIAGAPGMFDISFKAAGSKSDWDAPPKVTKEMEDLIEKGQLEDPRKAVKHYMESNPEASKFGTVVLATGWRPADVSEFAHLGHGTLKNVVTNVELERMAKAGRLTRPSDGKPVTSVAFVQSPGAKEHDKDFPYANSVTSSVTLKQAKYLREENPDAKAYILYQHMRTPGNMELFYKAAQNDDGIFLTKAAVTGVSEAGDGSLTVAMEDTLLGASTSVDVDLVVLAAGMVPTTRDAACLNLAYRQGPALIDLDLFDGHADSHFICFPYETRRTGIYACGGVRKAMTVEETMDDATGAALKAIQCIESASRGVAVHPRAGDKTYLEFF